GAAGGCATCAAGCCACAAACGATCGAACATCTGGAGATATTGAAGCTGCTTGGCGTAAAAAAAGCGATACTCGTCGTTACAAAAAAAGATCTGGTCAGTGAAGCGGTGTTGGTTCGACGTATGGACGAGATACGACAGGCAGTCGAAAACTACAGGTTTGACCTGCAGGACAGTTTGGCAGTTTCCATCTACGATGAAGCCTCTATCGAGCGTCTTAAAGAGAGTCTGTTCCAGCTTAAGCCATCAGCCAAAACGGGTGAAAACTTTTTTCGGATGTATGTAGACAGAGCTTTTTCTCTCAAAGGTGCCGGCACCGTAGTGACAGGTACGGTACTCGGAGATGCCATTGCCAAGACAGACAAACTTGTTGTCTGTGATACAGGCAAAGCCTGCAAGATAAAGAATCTACAGGTTCATGGTGAAGATGTGAAGTATGCAGAGCTCTCCAACAGGGTGGCGATCAATCTAAATAGTGTGGATGCCAAAGAGATAAAACAGGGCTATCTGCTCAGTAAAAAAGGGTATCTGCGTGGATTCAGGGAGATCGATATCGTCTTTGAAACATTGGGTGAGCATCGGGTTGTACACGACAGGGTCTATACAGTGTATATTGGATCAAAGCATCTCTCTGCACGATTAATACTTTTTAATATTAAAGAAGGAGTGCAGAGAGGATTTGCCACGATCAAAAGTGATGAGGAGATCTTTTCCGTTTATGGTGAAAAGCTGATCATCAGAGAGGGGAACAGGACTCTGGCAGGGGCTACGGTACTGAACCCCATCGCCGACCCGCTGCGTAAAAAACAGAAACACACGTTGCTTGAAGCTCTGGAGAAGAGAGATTTCAGATCGGCATATACACTGCTGCTGGAAGCACACAGACACGGCCTTGGCCTTGTCTCCTCGGCACAGCGTTTTGCACTTTCCCATGAGGAAGCACTGCAGGAGGCCAGAGCACTTGAAAATGTCTTTGTAGATGAAAAAGAGTTGGTGGTCTATCCGTTAGGGGCACAAGAGGAGATCGTGCAGATCATACGTGATATTTACGAAAAGAACCCCTATGCGCTGCTTTCGGCTGCTTCCTTGAAACTGAGGTTACCCTG
The window above is part of the Sulfurovum riftiae genome. Proteins encoded here:
- the selB gene encoding selenocysteine-specific translation elongation factor; translated protein: MSHFIVGTCGHIDHGKTALIRALNGFEGDTLKEERERGITIDLSFSNLSNGEKNIAFIDVPGHEKLVKHMISGAFGFDLVLIVVSAAEGIKPQTIEHLEILKLLGVKKAILVVTKKDLVSEAVLVRRMDEIRQAVENYRFDLQDSLAVSIYDEASIERLKESLFQLKPSAKTGENFFRMYVDRAFSLKGAGTVVTGTVLGDAIAKTDKLVVCDTGKACKIKNLQVHGEDVKYAELSNRVAINLNSVDAKEIKQGYLLSKKGYLRGFREIDIVFETLGEHRVVHDRVYTVYIGSKHLSARLILFNIKEGVQRGFATIKSDEEIFSVYGEKLIIREGNRTLAGATVLNPIADPLRKKQKHTLLEALEKRDFRSAYTLLLEAHRHGLGLVSSAQRFALSHEEALQEARALENVFVDEKELVVYPLGAQEEIVQIIRDIYEKNPYALLSAASLKLRLPWASERFIETSLILLLRERLLIKEQNLYKSAEIKEELFTVLEKRILKRLQEEDIAPTAPYNIYDDLDLDRKSGDRILKTLCAKKEVIRVEHNLFIYAQSLEKMIAVMKKIIKEEGYIDIKNFKEKYPLSRKYLISYLDYLDRYPEITKEGGKRYFAMTL